Proteins encoded in a region of the Petrotoga olearia DSM 13574 genome:
- a CDS encoding ERCC4 domain-containing protein, giving the protein MGSFLWVLESTEKYRFPYRVTIRKEEKIILSLFVQDKWPGAGKHIFCMRDTEKSSSNYQEIERVPIISLNRYGKRLSVVLDRTQNKRCDFLFLKKKYKNKEGEYEQIFWRTEQGLKEHRPKVKLTAKGDHHLHILIDINEKYPWKFANCNVERAQLKAGDYALLSESGIIAVAERKTFNNFIADIGNLSLLHMKLGELAKYKHSAFVVEANYSDFLNPSKLKVYTPSYLSKVLAEIFAYHPGFQIIFAGNRKLANEWTLRFFQAVMSHEKDNIPTIVSEEASKYETKKDFTGGIYYDIRREILEATEDTFTINKLRKKFPLTSDTKIRKVLNDLREEGYIENFGKGKKSVWKKT; this is encoded by the coding sequence ATGGGTTCTTTTTTATGGGTACTTGAATCAACCGAAAAATACAGATTTCCTTACAGGGTAACTATTAGAAAAGAAGAAAAAATAATATTATCACTATTTGTCCAGGACAAATGGCCAGGTGCTGGTAAGCATATTTTTTGCATGAGAGACACAGAAAAATCATCGAGCAATTACCAAGAGATTGAAAGAGTTCCGATTATATCGTTAAATCGATATGGAAAAAGGTTGTCGGTAGTTCTTGACAGAACCCAAAACAAAAGATGTGATTTTCTCTTTTTAAAAAAGAAGTATAAAAATAAAGAAGGAGAATACGAACAGATATTTTGGAGAACAGAACAAGGGCTAAAAGAACATCGTCCTAAAGTTAAACTAACAGCGAAGGGGGATCATCATCTTCATATATTGATCGACATAAATGAGAAATATCCATGGAAATTCGCCAATTGTAACGTTGAAAGAGCTCAGCTCAAAGCCGGCGATTATGCCTTACTAAGTGAAAGCGGGATAATAGCGGTTGCTGAAAGAAAAACCTTTAACAATTTTATTGCAGATATTGGAAATTTGTCACTTTTACACATGAAACTTGGAGAATTAGCTAAGTACAAACATTCTGCTTTCGTTGTTGAAGCAAATTACTCTGATTTTTTGAATCCTAGCAAGCTGAAGGTGTACACACCATCCTATTTATCTAAAGTTTTAGCAGAGATTTTTGCTTATCATCCTGGTTTTCAAATAATATTCGCTGGAAATAGAAAATTAGCAAATGAATGGACGTTACGGTTCTTTCAAGCCGTAATGTCACATGAAAAGGACAACATCCCTACTATTGTTTCAGAAGAAGCATCTAAATATGAAACTAAAAAAGACTTTACCGGGGGTATATACTACGATATAAGACGAGAAATACTTGAAGCTACTGAGGATACTTTCACTATAAATAAACTAAGAAAAAAATTCCCATTAACTTCTGACACTAAGATTAGAAAAGTATTGAACGATCTAAGAGAAGAAGGTTATATAGAAAATTTTGGCAAAGGCAAAAAAAGTGTGTGGAAAAAAACATAG
- a CDS encoding YdcF family protein codes for MHNTEEKGAIVILGGGIIPETPRKGSGELSDSAMKRVYEGFLLYKNLQFPIVVTGGKLLGTEISEAQVMKEELLKMGVEPNDIYVEPLAKNTKQNAEFTLKLLEVDEVQRIYLVTSAIHLTRAMNYFESYTNIDVVPVPTDYKISREELKWYDFLPDMRFLEATSSAWHEYLGLVKFKIGD; via the coding sequence TTGCATAATACTGAAGAAAAAGGAGCAATAGTTATACTCGGGGGTGGAATAATTCCCGAAACTCCAAGAAAAGGATCAGGGGAGTTATCCGATAGCGCTATGAAAAGGGTATATGAAGGTTTCTTACTTTACAAAAATTTACAGTTTCCTATAGTTGTAACTGGTGGAAAACTCTTAGGTACCGAGATATCAGAAGCTCAAGTAATGAAAGAAGAATTATTAAAAATGGGAGTTGAACCAAACGATATTTATGTAGAACCACTCGCCAAAAACACAAAACAAAATGCGGAATTTACGCTTAAACTATTGGAAGTCGATGAAGTACAAAGAATATATTTAGTAACCAGCGCAATACATTTAACAAGAGCTATGAATTATTTCGAAAGTTACACAAACATCGATGTTGTCCCTGTTCCTACAGATTATAAGATTTCCCGAGAAGAATTGAAATGGTATGACTTTTTACCAGATATGAGATTCCTAGAAGCAACTTCTTCTGCCTGGCATGAATACTTGGGATTGGTCAAATTTAAGATCGGTGACTAA
- a CDS encoding amidohydrolase, which produces MKTLLLKNGYIYPISREPFVGDILIEDGTIKQIGKDLQVKADEVIDATNKYIFPGFIDAHSHIGLFEEGVGAAYQDGNEATDPVTPQVRAIDAFYPEDAAIKRALSGGVTTVMIVPGSANPIGGQGAIVKLNSQITDEAILREPAGLKMALGENPKRVYGSTNKTPSTRLGNAAIIRDYFTKVRNYIEKKKSAEKEGKPFTETDIKFEIGEKVLNKQIPARIHAHRKDDILTAIRLSEEFGFDLVIEHATEAYKIPDFIKEKNIPLILGPLLGFRTKLETRDMRFESIKIINQKGILAALMCDHPVTHLEHASIQAATALRYGAKEENLLKMLTINPAKILKVEKQLGTIDESKDADLVLWSGHPFDPRSVVEKTFINGKVVYEL; this is translated from the coding sequence ATGAAAACACTTTTATTGAAAAACGGATACATTTATCCTATTTCCAGAGAACCTTTTGTTGGAGATATTTTGATAGAAGATGGTACAATCAAGCAAATAGGGAAAGATCTACAAGTTAAAGCAGACGAGGTGATAGATGCAACAAACAAGTATATCTTTCCAGGATTTATCGATGCTCATTCCCATATTGGCCTGTTTGAAGAAGGTGTTGGAGCAGCTTACCAAGATGGAAATGAAGCGACAGACCCTGTTACCCCACAAGTTAGGGCGATTGATGCCTTTTATCCTGAAGATGCTGCAATAAAGAGAGCTCTATCTGGAGGCGTTACAACAGTTATGATCGTACCAGGTAGTGCAAACCCCATTGGAGGACAAGGCGCTATAGTTAAATTAAATTCTCAAATAACCGATGAAGCAATTTTAAGAGAACCAGCTGGTCTTAAAATGGCTTTAGGAGAAAATCCTAAAAGAGTCTATGGTTCTACCAATAAAACTCCTTCTACTAGGTTAGGGAATGCGGCAATAATTAGAGATTATTTTACAAAAGTTAGAAACTATATTGAAAAGAAGAAATCAGCAGAAAAAGAAGGGAAGCCTTTCACTGAGACTGATATTAAATTTGAAATTGGTGAGAAAGTTCTAAATAAGCAAATTCCAGCGAGAATTCATGCACACAGAAAAGACGATATTTTAACGGCGATAAGGTTATCTGAAGAATTTGGATTTGATCTTGTTATTGAACATGCTACAGAGGCTTATAAAATTCCTGATTTTATTAAAGAAAAAAATATTCCATTGATTTTGGGCCCTCTACTGGGTTTTAGAACAAAGTTGGAAACAAGGGATATGCGGTTTGAGTCGATAAAAATTATTAATCAGAAGGGTATCTTGGCAGCGTTGATGTGTGATCATCCAGTAACACATTTAGAACACGCTTCAATACAAGCAGCTACTGCTTTAAGGTATGGAGCCAAAGAAGAAAATTTGCTAAAAATGTTAACAATAAATCCAGCGAAAATCTTAAAGGTAGAAAAGCAGTTAGGAACGATTGATGAAAGCAAGGACGCGGATTTGGTATTGTGGAGCGGTCATCCTTTTGATCCCAGAAGCGTGGTAGAAAAGACATTTATAAATGGAAAGGTAGTCTATGAATTATAA
- a CDS encoding SLC13 family permease produces the protein MSIYAITSLIVFIIVVLGMVFQKIDRTLIAMLGAIFLLGAGVFSDQIGAIKEYVDFNTLLLLLGMMVFVETLRKTGIFTFLGLSMLKLFGNNTYTLFISLIFLVALFSGFIDNVTTILVFIPMTFAITDSLKINYLPFILGEIFASNIGGMATIIGDPPNIMIASAAGYSFTEFALIMYPITIVNLIFVIILLIYFFKKDLSIKIDKEAVKNFDVSHIVENKKEFILSIFLFGAVIVAFALQHELNLESSTVALAAGFFSLFILRPEDLKDTLSKVEWENILFFFALFLIAGALEETGIISIFSNILVDFTGNSLLIFSFSILVISSFFTGFMNNVPLTAAMIPVIEKLTISESSIFTNFDPIWYSLSLGACLGGNLTPIAASANVIALGFLTQFKGKTISFWEFAKYGLIIVLGNILISAIYINFVFF, from the coding sequence ATGTCAATATATGCTATAACATCTTTAATAGTCTTCATAATAGTTGTTTTAGGAATGGTTTTTCAGAAAATAGATAGAACTCTTATTGCTATGTTGGGGGCTATATTTCTATTAGGCGCAGGTGTGTTCTCCGATCAAATTGGTGCTATAAAAGAGTATGTAGATTTTAACACTCTCTTATTGTTGCTAGGAATGATGGTGTTTGTGGAAACTTTAAGAAAGACTGGTATATTTACATTTCTAGGCCTCTCGATGTTAAAATTGTTTGGGAACAATACATACACCTTATTCATTTCTTTAATCTTTTTGGTTGCTTTATTTTCCGGATTTATTGACAACGTTACAACTATTTTAGTTTTTATTCCAATGACTTTTGCTATTACTGACTCATTGAAAATTAATTATTTACCGTTTATTTTAGGGGAAATTTTTGCATCCAATATTGGAGGCATGGCAACAATAATTGGAGATCCTCCTAATATTATGATTGCCTCTGCGGCAGGTTATTCTTTCACAGAGTTTGCGCTTATTATGTATCCTATCACAATAGTTAATTTAATATTCGTCATTATCTTATTGATATACTTCTTCAAAAAAGATTTATCAATTAAAATAGATAAAGAAGCGGTTAAAAATTTTGATGTATCTCACATTGTAGAAAATAAAAAAGAATTCATTTTGTCAATTTTTTTGTTTGGCGCAGTTATAGTAGCTTTTGCTTTACAGCATGAACTTAATTTAGAAAGTTCAACTGTAGCTTTAGCTGCAGGTTTTTTCTCGTTGTTTATTCTTAGGCCAGAAGATTTGAAAGATACATTATCCAAGGTTGAATGGGAAAATATTTTATTTTTCTTCGCTTTATTTTTAATAGCAGGAGCACTTGAAGAAACTGGTATAATTAGTATTTTTTCTAACATTTTGGTCGATTTTACTGGTAATTCTTTACTTATTTTTAGTTTTTCTATTCTAGTAATATCTTCTTTCTTTACTGGTTTCATGAATAATGTCCCTTTAACAGCTGCAATGATACCTGTCATTGAAAAATTAACTATTTCTGAGTCTTCCATTTTTACTAATTTTGATCCTATTTGGTATTCGTTATCTTTAGGAGCTTGTTTAGGAGGGAATTTAACTCCTATAGCTGCTTCAGCAAATGTTATAGCGTTAGGTTTTTTAACACAATTTAAAGGGAAAACAATTTCATTTTGGGAATTTGCAAAATATGGTTTAATAATAGTATTGGGGAATATTTTAATTTCAGCAATATATATAAATTTCGTTTTTTTCTAA
- a CDS encoding prepilin peptidase yields the protein MLRKNKKVLIILLSYIIVNIFVILTSPNWQNILFANSLLYIGLYDYFAFIIPDLGIIAILVIALLNFESINLLYMITIFFITFYYWRNGKMGFGDVKFLSVLSLLLGIYIFPLIIVSIILIILSNTKKKVTKVPLGFYIMLSTFILYIFRGFYNTL from the coding sequence ATCCTACGCAAAAATAAAAAGGTTCTAATTATCCTTTTATCTTATATAATTGTAAATATTTTTGTCATACTCACTTCTCCTAATTGGCAAAACATTCTTTTTGCTAACAGCCTCTTGTATATAGGGCTATATGATTATTTTGCCTTTATCATACCAGATTTAGGAATAATAGCTATTTTAGTGATTGCATTACTCAACTTTGAATCCATTAATCTTCTGTATATGATTACTATCTTTTTTATCACTTTTTATTATTGGAGAAATGGGAAAATGGGTTTTGGGGACGTGAAATTTCTATCAGTTCTTTCTCTTCTGTTAGGCATTTATATATTTCCTCTGATAATCGTCAGCATAATTCTAATCATTTTATCCAACACAAAAAAGAAAGTCACTAAGGTTCCACTTGGTTTTTATATAATGTTGAGCACATTCATCTTATATATTTTTAGGGGGTTTTATAATACTTTATGA
- a CDS encoding Hsp20/alpha crystallin family protein, with translation MLERRRDDRYDREDLLSPFDFFNREFEDFFRSLPFGTTSRGEMDVYETDNDYIVECELPGLNKKDIKVQLNNDLLTISAEKKESDEVKTGNVYRRERYFGRIERSIRLPEYIDKDKIKAEYENGVLKLTIPKVESAKGEGKEIKIE, from the coding sequence ATGTTAGAAAGAAGAAGAGACGATAGATACGATAGAGAAGATTTGTTATCCCCATTTGATTTTTTCAACAGAGAGTTTGAGGATTTCTTTAGATCATTGCCCTTTGGAACAACGTCACGAGGAGAGATGGATGTTTATGAAACCGACAACGATTACATTGTAGAATGCGAATTACCAGGTTTAAACAAAAAAGATATAAAAGTTCAATTGAACAACGATCTATTAACAATATCCGCAGAAAAAAAAGAATCCGATGAAGTAAAGACTGGAAACGTGTATAGGAGAGAAAGATACTTTGGTAGAATTGAACGATCCATAAGGCTTCCAGAGTACATTGATAAAGATAAAATTAAAGCTGAATATGAAAATGGAGTTTTAAAATTAACTATACCAAAAGTTGAGTCAGCTAAAGGTGAAGGAAAAGAGATCAAAATTGAATAA
- a CDS encoding isochorismatase family protein, with translation MAENNKTPYEFTNYIVNALKLSPSNTAILCVDCQNGFTERCPTELPVAGTTEEWIDQVNEFLNLIKDKDFKIFASMDDHPENHISFEKWPPHCIKGTYGNQLFINTYDFIIKKGEEIDGDSYSAFYKDIEKRIESELDELLRKHKIENLVVLGLAGDVCVIATIEDALKRGYRVFPVSEYIKAVNKKDIKEIVEEKFGVII, from the coding sequence ATGGCTGAAAACAACAAAACACCTTACGAGTTTACCAATTATATAGTAAACGCATTGAAATTATCACCTTCAAATACCGCGATACTGTGTGTTGATTGTCAAAACGGATTTACCGAAAGGTGCCCTACTGAACTTCCAGTAGCTGGAACAACTGAAGAGTGGATAGATCAGGTTAACGAATTTTTAAATTTAATCAAAGATAAAGATTTTAAGATCTTTGCCAGTATGGATGATCACCCTGAAAATCACATCTCTTTTGAAAAATGGCCTCCTCACTGTATAAAGGGTACCTATGGAAACCAACTATTTATAAACACTTATGATTTCATAATAAAAAAAGGCGAAGAAATAGATGGAGACAGCTATTCAGCATTTTACAAAGACATTGAAAAAAGAATTGAATCGGAATTAGACGAACTTTTGAGAAAGCACAAGATAGAAAATTTAGTTGTTTTAGGCTTAGCGGGAGACGTATGCGTAATAGCAACGATAGAAGATGCGTTAAAAAGAGGATATAGGGTATTCCCAGTAAGTGAATATATAAAAGCTGTTAACAAAAAGGATATTAAAGAAATTGTTGAAGAAAAATTTGGTGTAATAATCTAG
- a CDS encoding MFS transporter translates to MSDSTGGLNLLIKNRNFLLLFFGRLVSSVGSAIFIIAILWSAAAEIGGVGAVSTVLSTIAVTNIIFSPFAGVWADRWKKKNILVITDLISGGILILLGIFFGTYFYQIWVLIITIFGLQICGTLFGPALLSLIPIMVNDNELSQANAMISMTDRLSQLIGMAIGGVIVSLVGIKWAILIDGLTFIFSAVSEMFIKAEEKGRKKEEAEKNGMIFSDIKDGFKVIWTNVQLKGLITLETLDDFFGTTIFVFLPVLASEILKVGPGEYGIMQTMLGAGSFISALVLSSIKEIKMKYVALMLSSVLAGVFLASLGIVNSYIYVLIVLLMLGVMTEIGNINENLLIQRITPENTRGRVFALRSTIDNSLRPFSYAFAGIMATFFSLKSLFLVFGIITSILGIFYLFIPYQMKKRNVS, encoded by the coding sequence ATGTCAGATTCAACCGGAGGTTTAAATCTTCTAATAAAAAACCGTAATTTTCTACTTCTTTTTTTCGGTAGGCTAGTATCCAGTGTCGGATCTGCTATTTTTATTATCGCCATTCTTTGGTCAGCTGCAGCTGAGATAGGTGGGGTAGGTGCGGTTAGTACTGTTTTAAGTACTATTGCTGTTACGAATATTATATTTTCTCCTTTTGCAGGTGTTTGGGCAGATAGATGGAAAAAGAAAAATATCCTTGTGATAACAGATTTAATCAGTGGCGGAATCCTTATTTTACTGGGTATTTTCTTTGGAACATATTTCTATCAAATTTGGGTATTGATAATAACCATTTTTGGATTACAGATCTGTGGTACTTTATTCGGTCCTGCGTTGTTGTCTTTAATCCCGATTATGGTAAACGATAATGAGCTTTCTCAAGCTAATGCCATGATTTCAATGACAGATAGACTTTCTCAACTTATTGGAATGGCTATCGGCGGTGTGATTGTGTCTTTAGTGGGAATAAAATGGGCAATTTTAATCGATGGGTTGACTTTTATTTTCTCGGCAGTTTCTGAAATGTTCATAAAAGCAGAAGAAAAAGGTAGAAAAAAAGAAGAAGCAGAAAAAAATGGGATGATTTTTTCAGATATAAAAGATGGTTTCAAAGTGATATGGACCAATGTTCAACTTAAAGGGTTGATAACCTTAGAGACATTAGATGATTTTTTTGGAACTACTATATTCGTTTTCTTACCTGTATTGGCTAGTGAGATACTGAAAGTAGGTCCTGGGGAGTATGGAATTATGCAAACGATGTTGGGAGCAGGCTCTTTTATTTCCGCCCTAGTTCTATCATCCATTAAAGAGATAAAAATGAAGTACGTAGCACTAATGTTATCCTCGGTTTTGGCAGGAGTATTTCTGGCTTCTCTTGGTATAGTTAACAGTTATATTTACGTATTGATTGTCTTGTTGATGTTAGGTGTTATGACTGAGATAGGAAATATTAATGAAAATCTTTTGATTCAAAGAATTACCCCTGAAAACACAAGGGGACGAGTTTTTGCTTTGCGATCAACGATAGATAATTCGTTAAGACCTTTTTCTTATGCTTTTGCGGGGATAATGGCAACATTTTTTTCCTTGAAAAGTTTGTTCTTGGTCTTTGGAATAATAACTAGCATACTTGGAATATTTTACTTATTCATCCCTTATCAAATGAAAAAGCGGAATGTTTCCTAA
- a CDS encoding tetratricopeptide repeat protein, whose translation MERIVKFNLGEKEIEITDLTPFPILLCEFLYEGDFELMKADLKNNPKFIEETKKIETLVEHLPGLTSNFVIYPFVLSEFLSYFSEFKINYSDLVHISLNGLFDTVLLEADKKNFDFVKDVIHFILKIDPSFAPAYELMGSVLVEKGEMEEGEEYLEKAVKLDPWNIAALSELGELYFNLGEYEKAADIWKKELELSPNNYVTYFMIADAYMQKEDHEKAAHVLEKFLNRFPNSVLGKYELATIYEKLSRITEANELKEEILNTTPEYSTDIEVWSKVMFENGKYKEVQNFLEKYIDQDKENEHFKLLLVIPYLKVKKFDEAKNIYQEIKDKYMWYIYGLEEILNKNLTKEEMEVIEKV comes from the coding sequence ATGGAGCGCATAGTGAAATTTAACCTTGGAGAAAAAGAGATTGAAATAACTGATTTGACCCCTTTCCCAATCTTGCTTTGTGAGTTCTTGTACGAAGGAGATTTTGAGTTAATGAAGGCTGATTTAAAAAATAACCCAAAATTTATTGAGGAAACAAAGAAAATTGAAACACTTGTGGAACACTTGCCCGGTTTAACTTCTAACTTTGTGATTTATCCCTTCGTTCTTTCCGAATTTTTGTCTTACTTTTCTGAATTCAAAATTAATTACTCCGATTTGGTACATATATCTTTGAACGGACTATTCGATACTGTTTTATTAGAAGCTGACAAAAAGAACTTCGATTTCGTGAAAGATGTAATCCATTTTATTCTCAAAATTGATCCCAGTTTCGCTCCTGCCTACGAATTAATGGGTTCAGTTTTAGTAGAAAAAGGTGAAATGGAAGAAGGGGAAGAGTATTTAGAAAAAGCTGTTAAATTAGACCCTTGGAATATAGCAGCCTTGTCTGAATTAGGTGAATTATACTTTAATTTAGGCGAATACGAAAAGGCCGCTGATATTTGGAAAAAAGAGTTAGAGCTTTCCCCCAACAATTATGTAACCTACTTCATGATTGCTGATGCTTACATGCAAAAAGAAGATCATGAAAAAGCCGCCCACGTTTTAGAAAAATTTCTAAATAGATTCCCGAATAGTGTATTGGGTAAGTATGAGTTAGCTACTATATACGAGAAGTTATCGAGAATTACTGAAGCAAATGAGCTCAAAGAGGAAATTCTGAATACAACACCTGAATATTCTACCGACATAGAGGTATGGTCAAAAGTAATGTTTGAAAATGGTAAATATAAAGAAGTTCAAAACTTTTTAGAAAAATATATAGACCAAGATAAAGAAAATGAACATTTCAAGTTGTTATTAGTTATACCCTACTTAAAAGTTAAAAAATTTGATGAAGCCAAAAATATATACCAAGAAATAAAAGATAAGTACATGTGGTACATCTATGGACTCGAGGAAATTCTGAATAAAAATTTAACGAAAGAGGAAATGGAAGTAATAGAAAAGGTGTAA
- the tdh gene encoding L-threonine 3-dehydrogenase, with the protein MKAIVKSKPGKGLSLVEIEEPTLQSPHDVKIKILKVSICGTDVHIYEWNDWAKDRIKRFPQIDGHEFVGRVIEVGSEVKNVKSGDLVVSDSHIPCGYCHQCRTGNMHVCQNLEILGVDRDGIFSEYTVLPDKVLIKIDESIPLKYASVMEPLGNAIFTTTATDLRGKVVLITGAGPIGAMAIEIAKLSGAAYVVVSEPSDYRINMAKSLGADLVINPKEKSLVDEVLKITSGLRADVFLEMSGNENALNDGIKSLKNTGVASILGVYPESKVKFEMNTAVFKNLTIHTITGRKMFETWYMAINWLKYHKLDLSKIVTHEFDFENFEEAFELMASGKSGKIVLNVAKEEV; encoded by the coding sequence ATGAAGGCTATTGTGAAATCTAAACCAGGAAAAGGGTTATCCCTAGTGGAAATTGAAGAACCTACCTTGCAGTCTCCACACGATGTAAAGATCAAAATTTTGAAAGTGTCTATATGTGGGACCGATGTGCATATTTATGAGTGGAATGATTGGGCAAAAGATCGTATTAAGCGTTTCCCACAAATCGATGGACATGAATTTGTAGGAAGAGTAATCGAAGTGGGAAGTGAGGTTAAAAACGTTAAATCTGGAGATTTAGTAGTTTCAGACAGTCATATACCTTGTGGTTATTGTCATCAATGTAGAACAGGTAATATGCATGTATGCCAGAATTTAGAAATTTTGGGAGTGGACAGAGACGGAATCTTTTCTGAATACACAGTTCTTCCAGATAAAGTTTTGATAAAAATAGACGAAAGTATACCTTTAAAATATGCGTCTGTAATGGAGCCTTTAGGAAATGCGATTTTTACGACAACCGCAACTGATCTAAGAGGTAAGGTAGTTTTGATTACTGGTGCGGGACCTATTGGCGCTATGGCGATAGAAATTGCTAAATTATCTGGAGCAGCTTATGTTGTAGTAAGTGAACCTTCTGATTATAGGATCAATATGGCAAAATCTTTAGGAGCCGATTTAGTTATAAATCCAAAGGAGAAGTCTCTAGTTGATGAAGTGTTAAAAATAACCTCTGGATTGCGAGCAGATGTCTTTCTTGAGATGTCAGGAAATGAAAACGCTTTGAATGATGGCATAAAGTCCTTAAAAAACACAGGAGTGGCATCTATATTAGGGGTTTATCCTGAAAGTAAGGTAAAGTTCGAAATGAATACCGCTGTTTTTAAAAATCTAACTATTCACACCATTACCGGAAGAAAGATGTTTGAAACGTGGTATATGGCAATAAACTGGTTGAAATATCATAAATTGGATTTAAGTAAAATCGTAACCCATGAATTTGACTTTGAAAACTTTGAAGAAGCTTTTGAATTGATGGCGAGTGGGAAAAGTGGTAAGATTGTTTTAAACGTTGCCAAAGAGGAGGTTTGA
- a CDS encoding CPBP family intramembrane glutamic endopeptidase, giving the protein MYNCIEDIKVGEEMIFIKFIVLIILYYLLIYTISRFLLKRKGVYLGNLILGIFSIAISIFLIYLSTINFQQAGFQVGHLKKGFFMVLISFILILGSIVSMRKMSYSDLMNIPYGNFKNNKIILLHVWLVVGPAEELFFRGFIQGNLRMILQGSIFSIEFATIIATIFFVLAHFNNLFFGRENIKQFISLLPGRIIMGLILGYTFQITNSLIYPIIIHTLSDGLTITYLIILKRRFINNYHS; this is encoded by the coding sequence TTGTATAATTGTATAGAAGATATAAAGGTTGGTGAAGAAATGATTTTTATAAAATTTATCGTTTTAATTATTCTCTATTATTTGCTTATTTATACGATTAGTAGATTTCTTTTAAAAAGAAAAGGTGTTTACTTGGGGAATTTAATTTTAGGAATATTCAGTATCGCCATTTCAATCTTTCTCATTTATCTTTCAACAATAAACTTCCAACAAGCAGGATTTCAAGTAGGGCATTTAAAAAAAGGATTTTTTATGGTTCTAATTTCCTTTATTTTAATATTGGGATCAATAGTTAGCATGAGGAAGATGTCTTATTCTGATCTCATGAATATTCCTTACGGAAATTTCAAAAATAACAAAATTATATTATTACATGTTTGGTTAGTCGTGGGGCCAGCAGAAGAATTGTTTTTTAGAGGCTTTATCCAAGGAAATTTAAGAATGATTCTACAGGGTTCAATTTTTTCTATTGAATTTGCAACGATCATAGCAACTATATTTTTTGTTTTAGCCCACTTCAACAACCTTTTCTTTGGCAGAGAAAATATAAAACAATTTATAAGTCTTTTACCGGGAAGAATCATAATGGGATTAATTTTGGGATACACCTTTCAAATTACAAATAGCTTGATCTATCCCATTATAATACATACCCTCTCAGATGGACTTACTATCACTTACTTAATTATTTTAAAGAGAAGATTCATAAATAATTATCACTCTTAG